From the genome of Amycolatopsis camponoti:
TCAACGTCGTGACGGCGTCGAACCCGAGGAACGAGTACGTCGCGAGCGCGGCGCCACCGGAGATCGTCCCCAGCGTGCTGCCCGGGTGGAAGAACGGGTGGGTGCTCGCCAACGAGCCGCCGACATGCAGCACCTGCTTGACCGAAAGAACGACGAAGAAACCGATCACGAGGATCTGGAAGGCCATCAGCACGAAGTTCGCCTTCTCGGCGATCTTGATGCCGAGCACGTTGAGGATCGTGGTCAGCAGGATAAAAGTGATCAACCAGAGCCAATTGGGCACCGACGGGAACTCGGCCGACAGGTAGGCACCGCCGATCAGCCAGATCACCATCGGCAGGAAGAAGTAGTCGAGCAGCACGGCCCAACCGACGAGGAACCCGGCGCGCGCGTCGACCGATTTCCGGACATAGGTGTAGGCCGAGCCGGCGACGGGGTGGGTCGCGGCCATCTTCCCGTAGCTCGCGGCCGTGAACAGCATCGCGACCAGGGCGAGCAGGTAAGCCGAGGGCACGGTGCCGTCGGTCGACGTCGCGACGATGCCGAACGTGCCGAGCACGATCAGCGGAGCCATGTAGGCGAGCCCGAACAGGACGACGCCGGGCAGCCCGAGCCGGCGCTGCAGGGCGGCCGGGGCCGCGGCCGTGGAGGTCATCGGTCGTCTCCTTCTCGTGGACGCCAGCGGTCCGGGTCGATGCGGCCCTGGTAGAGCGGCAGGTCGAGGGGCGCGTCCGCGGACGTGAACTGCGCCCACATGCGGTTGGTGCCCGCGGTGCCCACGCGGCGAACGCGCGCCACCTCGTCGAGGTCGATCGTGTCGGCGAGAACGCCTTCGGCGCTGCCGGGCAGCGCGCCGAGCACGTCGCCTTCGGGTCCGACGAGCAGGCTGTCGCCCATCCCGAACGGCCCGGCCGTGTTCACGCTGGCGACGAAGACCTGGTTGACGATGGCGTTCGCCCGGGCCAGCACGAGCTCCTGGGCGCGGTCGGGGGTCGTGGTCTGGACGGGGTTGAGCACGACCTCGGCACCCATCCAGGCGAGGTGCCGGGTCACTTCGGGGAACCAGGCGTCGTAGCAGATGGAGAACCCGACGCGGCCGGCCTCGGCCAGATCGGCGACGACGAACCGGTCGCCGGGGTCGTAGGGCTCGTGCGGTCGCCAGGGGAAGACCTTGCGGTACCAGCCTGCCAGCTCGCCTCGCGGGGAGAAGACCAGCGCGGTGTTGAACAGCTCGCCGTGGTCGCCTTCTTCGCAAACGGTGCCGGGCGCCAGCCAGATCCCCAGGTCGCCGGCCAGGTCGGCGAGTGCTTTGGTCCGTTTTCCGGCCAGGGGCTGGGCGGCGGCTCGGAGCTGCTCGGTGCGTTCGTCGCCTTCGCTGTCGACGCCGCAGAGGTGCAGTTCGGGGAAGGCGATCAGGCGCGTGTCCGGGAACCGGCCGAGGACGGCTTCGACCTCACCCGCGAACCCGTCGTCTCCGACGGGCCGGGGCGGCGCTTGCACCAAGGCGATCGGCAGGGGGCGCGGCATGGACGAAAAATAGTCCATCTTGAACACTTAAACAAGAGTGCTCAAGATGAGCAGTTTGTGCGGTACGGTCGGTTCATGGCGACGGCAGACCTGAGCGCCCCGGCTCTGACCGGCATCCGGCGGCTGTCCGCACTGGACACCGTCCGCGCTCGCATCGCGCTCGCCGTGGAACTGAGCCTGCTGAAGCCAGGGGAGCGACTACCGGCGAACGCCGATATCGCGCGAGCGCTCGGGGTCGCCGAGATCACCGTGCGGAGGGCCCTGGAGTCCCTGGCCGGCGACGGCCTGATCGAACGTCGCCGCGGCCGAAGCGGTGGAACGCTCGTGGCCGCGGATCCGCCGGCGGAGCGAGTCCGCGAGGTCGGCGCCTACCGCGAGTCGGCGCCCGAGGTTCGTGACCTGATCGACCACCGCCTGGTTCTGGAGGTGGGTTTGGTCCAGTTGGTGGCGAAACGATCACCGGACCTCCCGCGCTTGCGGACGTTGGTCGCCCGCATGGACACGGCGACGGGCTGGGCGGAGTTCCACGAACTCGACGCGGAGTTCCACCGAACGGTGGCGGCTCCCGCCCCGGCGGCCGTGGTGGCGCAGTACGAGACGGTGCTGGCCGAGCTGTACCGGTTCTACCTGCCGTACCCGATGGCAAAGCTGCGCGAGTCGAACCGCGACCACGCGCGCTTGGTGAAGGCACTGGCAGCGGGCGACCCGGACGCGGCGGCCCGGGTGACCAGAAAGCACGTGCGCGGCCTGCACCAGACGATGTTCGTCGGCCTCGACGCAGGGGACTCGGCGACGACCGATAGTTGACGACGGCCTCGGCTGCACGGGCTCGGCCCGGCAAAGGCCGGAAACCGGCAACAGCTCGGTCGATCGGCAAAGCTCTGGCCGGCGATCGTCAGAATCCGGCCACGGTTGGGTCGGCGGGCAGCCTGGATCGCTTTGGCGATCGCCGGGTTTCGGTTGTGGCTAGCTCGTCGGCCACCTCTAGGAGCCGGTCACGCCGATCGGCCGGGCGCTCCGGATGCGGCAGAAGATCGGCGGCGCACTCATGACCGTCGACGACGACGCCCACGGCTCGCTGTCCTCACTCCCGTGCGCCGACCCCGCCGTCACTTTCTTCGACACGGGTCAGACGACGTCGAAATCGTGCCCGGGCGCGCCGGTCCCCACGCTGTGACTCAGCGGGGTCGCAGCTGCTCGCGGACCTCCATCAGCGCGAAGCCGAGCAGGTTCAGCCCGCGCCAGTAGTCCGGCTTGGTCGCGTTCTTCTCCTCGCGCGCGAGGCCGGTGCCCCACACCAGGTCCTTCTTCGACGCCTCGACG
Proteins encoded in this window:
- a CDS encoding carbon-nitrogen hydrolase family protein, translated to MPRPLPIALVQAPPRPVGDDGFAGEVEAVLGRFPDTRLIAFPELHLCGVDSEGDERTEQLRAAAQPLAGKRTKALADLAGDLGIWLAPGTVCEEGDHGELFNTALVFSPRGELAGWYRKVFPWRPHEPYDPGDRFVVADLAEAGRVGFSICYDAWFPEVTRHLAWMGAEVVLNPVQTTTPDRAQELVLARANAIVNQVFVASVNTAGPFGMGDSLLVGPEGDVLGALPGSAEGVLADTIDLDEVARVRRVGTAGTNRMWAQFTSADAPLDLPLYQGRIDPDRWRPREGDDR
- a CDS encoding FadR/GntR family transcriptional regulator, whose translation is MATADLSAPALTGIRRLSALDTVRARIALAVELSLLKPGERLPANADIARALGVAEITVRRALESLAGDGLIERRRGRSGGTLVAADPPAERVREVGAYRESAPEVRDLIDHRLVLEVGLVQLVAKRSPDLPRLRTLVARMDTATGWAEFHELDAEFHRTVAAPAPAAVVAQYETVLAELYRFYLPYPMAKLRESNRDHARLVKALAAGDPDAAARVTRKHVRGLHQTMFVGLDAGDSATTDS